One region of Camelus bactrianus isolate YW-2024 breed Bactrian camel chromosome 20, ASM4877302v1, whole genome shotgun sequence genomic DNA includes:
- the DSP gene encoding desmoplakin isoform X1: MSCNGGSHPRINTLGRMTRAESGPDLRYEMTYGGGGGGGGGGGGTTRMYYSRRCTVTDQNSDGYGQTGTMSRHQNQNTIQELLQNCSDCLMRAELIVQPELKYGDGIQLAQSRELDECFAQANEQMEITDSLIREMRQMGQPCDAYQKRLLQLQEQMRALYKAISVPRVRRASSKGGGGYTCQSGSGWDEFTKRLTSECLGWMRQQRAEMDLMAWGVDLASVEQNIHSHRSIHNTIGDYRWQLDKIKADLREKSAIYQLEEEYENLLKASFERMDHLRQLQNIIQATSREIMWINDCEEEELLYDWSDKNTNIAQKQEAFSIRMSQLEVKEKELNKLKQESDQLVLSQHPASDKIEAYMDTLQTQWSWILQITKCIDVHLKENAAYFQFFEEAQSTEAYLKDLQDSIRKKYLCDKSTPLQRLLGQIKELEKEREKILEYKRQVQNLVNKSKKIVQLKPRNPDYRSNKPIILRALCDYKQDQKIVHKGDECILKDNNERSKWYVTGPGGVDMLVPSVGLIIPPPNPLAVDLSGKIEQYYEAILALWNQLYINMKSLVSWHYCLIDIEKIRAMTIAKLKTMRQEDYMKTISDLELHYQEFIRNSQGSEMFGDDDKRKMQTQFTDAQKHYQTLVIQLPGHPQHQTVTTTEITHLGSCQDVSRNKVIETNRESDKQETWMLIELQKIRRQMEHCEGRMSLKNLLLADQGSSHHITVKINELKSVQADAQAIAEVLNQLKDMLANFRGSEKYCYLQNEVFGLFQKLENINGVTDGYLNSLCTVRALLQAILQTEDMLKVYEARLTEEETVCLDLDKVEAYRCGLKKIKSDLNLKKSLLATMKTELQKAQQIHSQTSQQYPLYDLDLGKFSEKVAQLTDRWQRIDKQIDFRLWDLEKQIKQLRNYRDNYQAFCKWLYDAKRRQDSLESMKFGDSNTVMRFLNEQKNLHNEISGKRDKSEEVQKIAELCANSIKDYELQLASYTSGLETLLNIPIKRTMVQSPSGVILQEAADMHARYIELLTRSGDYYRFLSEMLKSLEDLKLKNTKIEVLEEELRLARDANSENCNKNKFLDQNLQKYQAECSQFKAKLVSLEELKRQAELDGKSAKQNLDKCYGQIKELNEKITRLTYEIEDEKRRRKAVEDRFDQQKSDYDQLQKARQSEKESLGWQKLESEKAIKEKEYEIERLRVLLQEEGARKREYENELAKVRNHYNEEMSNLRNKYETEINITKTTIKEITTQKEDDSKNLRNQLDRLSRENRDLKEEIVRLNDSILQTTEQRRRAEEDALQQKACGSEMQQKKQQLEVELKQLIQQRSEDNARHKQSLEEAAKTIQDKNKEIERLKAEFQEEAKRRWEYENELAKVRSSYDEEIISLKNQFETEINITKTTIQKLTLQKEEDTSGYRAQVDNLTRENRSLSEEVKRLKSTLAQTTESLRRVEENVQQQKATGSEMAQRKQQLEIELRQVTQMRTEESMRYKQSLDDAAKTIQDKNKEIDRLKQLLETETKERRCLEEENAKLQRAQHELQKANSSATETISKLKVQEQELLRLRIDYERLSQERTVKDQDIARFQSSLKELQLQKHKAEEELMRLKRAASEDSSKRKRLEEELEGLRRTLKEQAVKITSLTQQLEQASIGKKKSEDDLRQQRDVLEGHLREKQRTQDELRRLASEVEALRRQLLQEQENVKQAHVRNEHFQKAIEDKSRSLNESKIEIERLQSLTENLTKEHLMLEEELRNLRLEYDDVRRGHSEADSDKNATISELRSQLQISNSRTLELQGLINDLQRERENLRQEIERFQKQALEASNRIQESKNQCTQVVQERESLLVKIKVLEQDKTRLQRLEDELNRAKVALEAESRVKQRLECEKQQIQNDLNQWKTQYSRKEEAIRKIESEREKSEREKNSLRSEIERLQAEIKRIEERCRRKLEDSSRETQSQMETERCRLQKEIDRLKQRPYGSHRETQTEYEWSVDSSKLVFDGLRKKVTAMQLYECQLIDKTTLDKLLKGKKSVEEVASEIQPFLRGAGAIAGASASPKEKYSLVEAKRKKLITPESTVMLLEAQAATGGIIDPHRNEKLTVDSAIARDLIDFDDRQQIYTAEKAITGFDDPFSGKTVSVSEAIKKNLIDRETGMRLLEAQIASGGVVDPVNSVFLPKDVALARGLIDRDLYRSLNDPRDSQKNFVDPVTKKKVSYMQLRERCRIEPHTGLLLLSVQKRSMSFQGIRQPVTISELVDSGILRPSTVNELESGQISYDEVGERIKDFLQGSSCIAGIYNETTKQKLGIYEAMKIGLVRPGTALELLEAQAATGFIVDPVRNLRLPVEEAYKRGLVGIEFKEKLLSAERAVTGYNDPETGNIISLFQAMNKELIEKGHGIRLLEAQIATGGIIDPKESHRLPVDIAYKRGYFNEELSEILSDPSDDTKGFFDPNTEENLTYLQLKERCIKDEETGLCLLPLKEKKKQVQTSQKNTLRKRRVVIVDPETNKEMSVQEAYKKGLIDYETFKELCEQECEWEEITITGSDGSTRVVLVDRKTGSQYDIQDTIDKGLIDRKFFDQYRSGSLSLTQFADMISLKNGVGGSSAEGGSVSDDVFSSSRHESVNKISTISSIRNLTIRSSSLSDPLEESSPIAAIFDTENLEKISITEGIERGIVDSITGQRLLEAQACTGGIIHPTTGQRLSLQDAASQGLIDQDMATRLKPAQKAFIGFEGVKGKKKMSAAEAVKEKWLPYEAGQRFLEFQYLTGGLVDPEVHGRISTEEAIRKGFIDGRAAQRLQDTSSYAKILTCPKTKLKISYKDAINRSMVEDITGLRLLEAASVSSKGLPSPYNVSSAPGSRSGSRSGSRSGSRSGSRSGSRRGSFDATGNSSYSYSYSFSSSSIGH, from the exons TCAAACTGGGACCATGTCCAGGCACCAGAACCAGAACACCATCCAGGAGCTCCTGCAGAACTGCTCGGACTGTTTGATGCGGGCAGAGCTGATCGTGCAGCCT GAACTGAAATATGGGGATGGGATACAGCTGGCTCAGAGCAGAGAACTGGATGAGTGTTTCGCCCAGGCCAACGAGCAGATGGAGATTACCGACAGCTTGATCAGGGAGATGCGGCAGATGGGCCAGCCCTGCGATGCTTATCAGAAAAG ACTGCTGCAGCTGCAGGAGCAGATGCGGGCCCTGTACAAAGCCATCAGTGTCCCGCGAGTCCGAAGGGCCAGCTCCAAGGGAGGCGGCGGGTACACCTGCCAGAGCGGCTCCGGGTGGGATGAGTTCACCAAGCGCCTCACCAGCGAGTGTCTGGGCTggatgaggcagcagagg GCAGAGATGGACTTGATGGCCTGGGGTGTGGACCTGGCCTCGGTGGAACAGAACATTCACAGCCACAGGAGCATCCACAACACCATCGGGGACTACCGCTGGCAGCTGGACAAAATCAAAGCCGACCTG CGTGAGAAATCTGCGATCTACCAACTGGAGGAGGAGTATGAGAACCTGCTG AAAGCATCCTTTGAGAGGATGGACCACCTGCGGCAGCTGCAGAACATCATCCAGGCCACGTCCCGCGAGATCATGTGGATCAACGActgtgaggaggaggagctgctgtACGACTGGAGTGACAAGAACACCAACATCGCCCAGAAGCAGGAGGCCTTCTCA aTTCGCATGAGTCAGCTGGAAGTTAAAGAGAAAGAACTCAATAAGCTAAAACAAGAAAGTGACCAACTTGTCCTCAGTCAACACCCAGCTTCAGACAAAATTGAG GCGTACATGGATACCCTTCAGACACAGTGGAGCTGGATTCTTCAGATCACCAAATGCATTGATGTTCATCTCAAAGAGAATGCTGCCTACTTTCAG TTTTTTGAAGAGGCCCAGTCGACAGAAGCCTACCTGAAGGACCTCCAGGACTCCATCAGGAAGAAGTACCTGTGTGACAAGAGCACGCCCCTGCAGCGCCTGCTGGGGCAGATCAAGGAGCTGGAG AAAGAACGAGAGAAAATCCTTGAATACAAGCGTCAGGTGCAGAACTTGGTAAACAAGTCCAAGAAGATCGTGCAACTGAAGCCGCGGAACCCGGACTACAGAAGCAATAAGCCCATCATTCTCCGGGCTCTCTGTGACTACAAGCAGGACCAG AAAATCGTCCACAAAGGGGATGAGTGCATCCTGAAGGACAACAACGAGCGCAGCAAGTGGTACGTGACCGGCCCGGGCGGCGTGGACATGCTCGTGCCCTCCGTGGGCCTCATCATCCCCCCGCCCAACCCTCTGGCCGTGGACCTCTCGGGCAA GATTGAGCAGTACTACGAAGCCATCCTGGCTCTGTGGAACCAGCTCTACATCAACATGAAGAGCCTGGTGTCCTGGCACTACTGCCTGATCGACATCGAGAAGATCAGGGCCATGACCATCGCCAAG CTGAAAACCATGCGGCAGGAAGATTACATGAAGACAATATCTGACCTTGAGTTGCACTACCAAGAGTTCATCAGAAACagccaaggctcagagatgttCGGGGATGATGACAAGCGGAAGATGCAGACCCAGTTCACGGATGCGCAGAAGCACTACCAGACCCTGGTCATTCAGCTCCCTGGCCACCCCCAGCACCAGACAG TAACCACAACTGAAATCACTCATCTCGGTTCCTGCCAAGATGTCAGCCGTAATAAAGTAATTGAAACCAACAGAGAAAGTGACAAGCAAGAGACGTGGATGCTGATTGAGCTGCAGAAGATTCGCAGGCAGATGGAGCACTGTGAGGGCAGGATGAGCCTGAAAAACCTTCTCCTGGCCGACCAAGGGTCCTCGCATCACATCACAGTCAAAATAAACGAGCTGAAG AGTGTGCAGGCTGATGCCCAGGCAATTGCTGAAGTTCTCAACCAGCTGAAGGACATGCTAGCTaacttcagaggctcagagaaatacTGCTATTTACAGAATGAGGTATTTGGATTGTTTCAGAAACTGGAAAACATCAATGGCGTGACAGACGGCTATTTAAATAG CTTGTGCACAGTCCGGGCGCTCCTGCAGGCCATTCTCCAAACAGAAGACATGTTAAAGGTGTACGAAGCCAGACTCACCGAAGAGGAAACTGTTTGCCTGGATCTGGATAAAGTGGAAGCGTACCGCTGTGGCCTGAAG aaaattaaaagtgACTTGAACTTGAAGAAGTCATTGCTGGCCACCATGAAGACAGAGCTGCAGAAAGCCCAGCAGATCCACTCCCAGACTTCCCAGCAGTACCCGCTCTACGACCTGGACCTGGGCAAGTTCAGCGAGAAAGTCGCCCAGCTGACCGATCGCTGGCAAAGAATTGATAAGCAGATAGACTTCAG ATTGTGGGACCTGGAGAAACAAATCAAGCAACTGAGGAATTACCGTGATAACTATCAGGCTTTCTGCAAGTGGCTCTACGATGCCAAACGCCGCCAGGATTCCTTAGAATCCATGAAATTTGGAGATTCCAACACGGTCATGCGATTTTTGAATGAGCAGAAG aaCTTGCACAATGAAATAAGTGGCAAACGAGACAAATCAGAGGAAGTACAAAAAATTGCCGAACTGTGTGCGAATTCCATTAAG GATTATGAACTGCAGCTGGCGTCATATACCTCGGGACTGGAAACGCTGCTGAACATACCTATCAAGAGGACCATGGTTCAGTCGCCTTCTGGGGTGATTCTGCAAGAG GCTGCAGATATGCATGCTCGGTACATAGAACTTCTCACAAGGTCTGGAGACTATTACAGATTCTTAAGTGAGATGCTGAAGAGTTTGGAAGATCTGAAG CTGAAAAATACCAAGATCGAAGTTCTGGAAGAGGAGCTAAGGCTGGCCCGAGACGCCAactctgaaaactgcaataaGAACAAATTCCTGGATCAGAACCTGCAGAAGTACCAGGCAGAGTGTTCCCAGTTCAAAGCCAAGCTCGTGAGCCTGGAGGAGCTGAAGCGACAGGCTGAGCTGGATGGAAAGTCAGCCAAGCAAAACCTAGACAAGTGCTACGGCCAAATCAAAGAGCTCAATGAAAAGATCACCCGGCTGACGTACGAGATCGAGgatgagaagaggaggaggaaggccgTGGAAGACAGGTTTGACCAGCAGAAGAGCGACTACGACCAGCTGCAGAAAGCGAGGCAGAGTGAGAAGGAGAGCCTGGGCTGGCAGAAACTGGAGTCTGAGAAAGCCATCAAGGAGAAGGAGTACGAGATAGAGAGGTTGAGGGTCCTGCTGCAGGAGGAGGGCGCCCGGAAGAGAGAATATGAGAATGAGCTGGCAAAGGTAAGAAACCACTATAATGAGGAGATGAGTAATTTAAGGAACAAGTATGAAACAGAGATTAACATCACGAAGACCACCATCAAGGAGATAACCACGCAGAAAGAGGATGATTCCAAAAACCTCCGAAACCAGCTCGATCGACTCTCCAGGGAGAATCGCGACCTGAAGGAGGAGATCGTCCGGCTCAATGACAGCATACTGCAGACCACTGAGCAGCGGAGGCGGGCGGAAGAGGATGCCCTGCAGCAGAAAGCCTGCGGCTCCGAGATGCAGCAGAAGAAGCAGCAGCTGGAGGTGGAGCTGAAGCAGCTCATCCAGCAGCGCTCCGAGGACAACGCCAGGCACAAGCAGTCCCTGGAGGAGGCTGCCAAGACCATCCAGGACAAAAACAAGGAGATTGAAAGACTCAAAGCTGAGTTTCAGGAGGAGGCCAAGCGCCGCTGGGAGTATGAGAACGAACTGGCTAAGGTAAGGAGCAGTTACGATGAGGAGATCATTAGCTTAAAGAACCAGTTCGAGACGGAGATCAACATCACCAAGACGACCATCCAGAAGCTCACCCTGCAGAAGGAAGAGGACACCAGCGGCTACCGTGCCCAGGTGGACAACCTCACCAGAGAAAACCGGAGCCTCTCAGAGGAGGTCAAGAGGCTGAAGAGCACTCTGGCCCAGACCACGGAGAGCCTCCGGAGGGTCGAGGAGAACGTCCAGCAGCAAAAGGCCACGGGCTCGGAGATGGCTCAGCGGAAGCAGCAGCTGGAGATCGAGCTGCGGCAGGTTACACAGATGCGGACGGAAGAGAGCATGAGGTACAAGCAGTCTCTGGACGATGCTGCCAAGACGATCCAGGACAAGAACAAGGAGATAGACAGGTTAAAGCAGCTGCTAGAGACAGAAACAAAGGAGCGCAGGTGCCTGGAGGAGGAAAATGCGAAACTGCAGCGGGCCCAGCACGAGCTGCAGAAAGCCAACAGCAGTGCCACAGAGACAATTAGCAAACTGAAGGTTCAGGAGCAAGAGCTGTTGCGCCTGAGGATCGACTACGAGCGGCTGTCCCAGGAGAGGACCGTCAAGGACCAGGACATCGCCCGCTTCCAGAGCTCCCTGAAGGAGCTGCAGCTGCAGAAGCATAAGGCGGAGGAGGAGCTGATGCGGCTGAAGAGGGCAGCCTCCGAGGACTCCTCCaagaggaagaggctggaggaggagctggagggccTGCGGAGGACTCTGAAGGAGCAGGCAGTGAAAATCACCAGCCTGACCCAGCAGCTGGAGCAGGCGTCCATTGGCAAGAAGAAGAGCGAGGATGACCTGCGGCAGCAGAGGGACGTGCTGGAAGGCCACCTGCGGGAGAAGCAGAGGACCCAGGACGAGCTGAGGAGGCTGGCCTCCGAGGTTGAGGCCCTGCGGCGGCAGCTGCTCCAGGAGCAGGAGAACGTCAAGCAGGCTCACGTGCGGAATGAGCACTTCCAGAAGGCCATCGAGGACAAGAGCAGGAGCCTGAACGAGAGCAAGATAGAAATCGAGAGGCTGCAGTCCCTGACCGAGAACCTGACCAAGGAGCACCTGATGCTGGAGGAGGAGCTGCGGAACCTGCGCCTGGAGTACGACGACGTCCGGCGGGGCCATAGCGAGGCCGACAGCGACAAGAACGCTACCATCTCGGAGCTAAGGAGCCAGCTGCAGATCAGCAACAGCCGGACCCTGGAGCTGCAGGGCCTGATTAATGATttacagagagagagggaaaatttgAGACAGGAAATTGAGAGATTCCAAAAGCAGGCTTTAGAG GCTTCTAATAGGATTCAGGAATCAAAGAATCAGTGCACTCAGGTGGTGCAGGAGAGAGAGAGCCTTCTGGTGAAGATCAAAGTTCTGGAGCAAGACAAGACcaggctgcagaggctggaggaTGAGCTGAATCGCGCCAAAGTGGCCCTCGAGGCAGAAAGCCGGGTGAAACAGCGCCTGGAGTGTGAGAAACAGCAAATCCAGAATGACCTGAACCAGTGGAAAACGCAGTATTCCCGCAAGGAAGAGGCTATCAGGAAGAttgagtcagaaagagaaaagagcgAGAGAGAGAAGAACAGCCTTCGGAGTGAGATCGAGAGGCTCCAGGCGGAGATCAAgaggattgaggagagatgtcGGCGGAAGCTGGAGGATTCCAGCCGGGAGACGCAGTCGCAGATGGAGACAGAACGCTGCCGGCTTCAGAAGGAAATCGACAGACTCAAACAGCGCCCGTATGGGTCCCACCGGGAGACCCAGACTGAGTACGAGTGGTCCGTGGACTCCTCAAAGCTGGTGTTTGACGGACTGAGGAAGAAGGTGACGGCGATGCAGCTTTACGAGTGCCAGCTGATTGACAAGACGACCCTGGACAAACTGCTGAAGGGGAAGAAGTCAGTGGAGGAAGTGGCCTCCGAGATCCAGCCTTTCCTCCGGGGAGCAGGCGCTATTgctggagcttctgcctccccgaAGGAGAAGTACTCTTTGGTAGAGGCCAAGAGGAAGAAACTGATCACCCCAGAATCCACAGTCATGCTCCTGGAGGCCCAGGCAGCTACCGGCGGGATCATTGATCCCCACCGGAACGAAAAGCTGACCGTCGACAGCGCGATAGCCCGGGACCTCATCGACTTTGATGACCGCCAGCAGATATACACGGCAGAGAAAGCCATCACTGGCTTTGATGACCCATTTTCAGGCAAGACAGTGTCTGTGTCGGAAGCCATCAAGAAAAATCTGATCGATAGAGAAACCGGAATGCGTTTACTGGAAGCCCAGATTGCTTCAGGGGGGGTGGTGGACCCCGTGAACAGTGTCTTTTTGCCGAAAGACGTAGCCTTGGCTCGTGGGCTGATTGACAGAGATCTGTATCGGTCCCTGAATGATCCCCGAGATAGTCAGAAGAACTTTGTGGATCCGGTCACCAAGAAGAAGGTCAGTTACATGCAGCTGAGGGAACGGTGCAGGATCGAACCGCACACTGGCCTGCTCCTGTTGTCGGTACAGAAGAGAAGTATGTCCTTCCAGGGAATCAGACAGCCTGTGACCATCTCTGAGCTGGTGGATTCTGGCATATTGAGACCATCCACTGTCAACGAACTGGAATCCGGTCAGATTTCTTACGATGAGGTTGGCGAGAGAATTAAGGACTTCCTTCAGGGTTCAAGCTGCATAGCAGGCATCTACAATGAGACCACGAAACAGAAGCTTGGCATTTACGAGGCCATGAAAATTGGCTTGGTCCGACCCGGCACTGCTCTGGAGCTGCTGGAAGCCCAGGCAGCTACTGGCTTCATAGTGGATCCTGTTAGAAACTTGAGGTTACCAGTGGAAGAAGCCTACAAAAGAGGTCTGGTGGGTATTGAGTTCAAAGAGAAGCTCCTGTCTGCGGAACGCGCTGTCACCGGGTACAACGACCCTGAAACAGGAAACATCATCTCCTTGTTCCAGGCCATGAACAAGGAACTCATCGAAAAGGGCCACGGTATTCGCTTGCTGGAAGCACAGATCGCAACCGGCGGGATCATCGACCCGAAGGAGAGCCACCGTCTGCCGGTTGACATAGCGTACAAGAGGGGCTACTTCAATGAGGAGCTCAGTGAGATTCTCTCCGATCCAAGCGACGATACAAAAGGATTCTTTGACCCAAACACCGAAGAAAATCTTACCTATCTGCAGCTGAAAGAAAGATGCATTAAGGACGAGGAAACGGGGCTCTGTCTTCTGCCcctgaaggagaagaagaaacaggTGCAGACATCACAAAAGAATACCCTCAGGAAGCGCAGAGTGGTCATAGTTGACCCAGAAACCAACAAGGAGATGTCTGTCCAGGAGGCCTATAAGAAGGGCCTCATAGATTACGAAACCTTCAAAGAACTGTGTGAGCAGGAGTGTGAGTGGGAAGAAATAACCATCACTGGGTCGGATGGCTCCACCCGAGTAGTCCTGGTAGACAGGAAGACGGGCAGTCAGTATGATATTCAAGATACGATCGACAAGGGCCTCATTGACAGGAAGTTCTTTGACCAGTACCGATCCGGCAGCCTCAGCCTCACTCAGTTTGCTGACATGATCTCCTTGAAGAATGGGGTCGGCGGCAGCAGTGCCGAGGGAGGTAGCGTCAGCGATGACGTTTTCAGCAGCTCCCGACACGAGTCTGTGAATAAGATTTCCACCATATCCAGCATCAGGAATTTAACCATCAGGAGCAGTTCCCTGTCTGACCCCCTAGAGGAGTCGAGCCCCATCGCAGCCATCTTCGACACAGAAAACCTGGAGAAGATCTCCATCACGGAAGGGATCGAGCGGGGCATCGTTGACAGCATCACTGGGCAGAGGCTTCTGGAGGCTCAGGCCTGCACAGGCGGCATCATCCACCCGACCACCGGCCAGAGGCTGTCCCTTCAGGATGCGGCCTCCCAGGGCCTGATCGACCAGGATATGGCCACCAGGCTGAAGCCTGCTC